Proteins encoded together in one Anoxybacillus flavithermus window:
- the cbiB gene encoding adenosylcobinamide-phosphate synthase CbiB: MTHIWAVWLALLLDRLLADPRRFHPVCWIGQMIAYMDRRFNKGRWRKGKGVFTLFVVCTFTFVMSYALIASAYRLSLIVGVFVEAIIIFTSIAPTSLAKAAYDVLDPLKRGNIDEARKNVAMIVGRDTEKLQEDGIVRACVETVAENTSDGVTAPLFYAFLGGGALAMLYRAVNTCDSMLGYKNERYAQFGWASARLDDAFNYVPARLTACVMLLIHRANIRMWKLLFRDARNHPSPNSGWCEAAMAALLGVQLGGVNTYNGVISVRPTIGDASVPLKCEHIKQAVAIMRRTTIAFTIGGSLLAVACTWG; encoded by the coding sequence ATGACGCATATATGGGCGGTATGGCTGGCACTTTTGCTTGATCGTCTGCTCGCCGATCCCCGCCGCTTCCATCCGGTTTGTTGGATTGGGCAAATGATTGCGTATATGGATCGTCGTTTTAATAAAGGAAGATGGCGAAAAGGAAAAGGAGTGTTCACCCTTTTTGTCGTCTGTACGTTCACATTTGTAATGAGTTATGCATTGATTGCAAGCGCATATCGACTTTCTCTTATAGTGGGGGTTTTCGTTGAAGCGATTATCATTTTTACTTCGATTGCGCCAACATCATTAGCAAAAGCCGCATACGATGTACTTGATCCGCTAAAAAGAGGCAACATCGATGAAGCGAGAAAAAACGTGGCGATGATCGTTGGACGTGACACAGAGAAGTTACAAGAAGATGGAATTGTGCGTGCATGTGTGGAAACGGTAGCGGAAAATACGAGCGATGGAGTAACGGCGCCCCTTTTTTATGCTTTTCTTGGCGGGGGAGCGTTAGCCATGTTGTATCGGGCGGTAAATACGTGCGATTCGATGCTCGGATATAAAAATGAACGGTATGCCCAATTTGGCTGGGCTTCAGCCCGTTTAGACGACGCGTTCAATTACGTTCCTGCGCGACTGACAGCGTGTGTGATGTTGCTTATTCATCGCGCAAACATACGCATGTGGAAACTATTATTTCGCGATGCTCGCAACCATCCAAGCCCAAATAGCGGATGGTGCGAGGCAGCGATGGCTGCCCTATTAGGTGTTCAACTCGGAGGGGTGAATACATACAACGGGGTCATATCCGTTCGTCCAACGATTGGCGATGCATCCGTTCCGTTGAAATGTGAGCATATTAAGCAAGCGGTGGCGATAATGAGACGTACAACAATAGCTTTTACGATCGGGGGGAGTTTGCTTGCAGTTGCCTGCACATGGGGCTAA
- a CDS encoding adenosylcobinamide-GDP ribazoletransferase, giving the protein MAMWRGIILAVQFLTVLPLRMQVDWNERTGRIAVLSFPLVGAIIGLFLVAIHVVLSDHISSLVLSFLLLFSSIFLSGGLHADGWMDCSDAYFSYRDQQRRLEIMSDPRVGSFAVLSLFFLLGFRFIFMFETIAHFSLFSLFCLPLLSRLGMALLLLTAPLAKQTGMAAAFRQYVDHRYVPIIVMYGLIAFLSRETLVLFLALMLFYVIAKAFVVKQFGGVTGDVLGAFIEGSETFLWFVMWLLHAFAIL; this is encoded by the coding sequence ATGGCCATGTGGCGCGGAATCATATTAGCGGTACAGTTTTTAACTGTTCTCCCGCTACGAATGCAAGTGGACTGGAATGAACGAACAGGTCGCATAGCTGTGTTGTCGTTTCCGCTCGTCGGTGCAATCATCGGACTTTTTCTTGTTGCCATACATGTGGTACTGTCCGATCACATTTCTTCGCTTGTTTTGTCGTTTTTATTATTATTTTCCTCTATCTTTCTTTCAGGAGGATTGCACGCGGACGGCTGGATGGATTGTAGCGATGCATATTTTTCGTATCGCGATCAACAACGACGTCTCGAAATTATGAGCGATCCGCGCGTCGGGTCGTTTGCGGTGCTCTCGCTTTTCTTTTTGCTCGGCTTTCGTTTCATTTTTATGTTTGAAACGATCGCACATTTCTCGCTATTTTCTCTTTTTTGCCTTCCGCTCCTTTCGCGTCTCGGGATGGCGTTGCTTTTATTGACTGCGCCGCTCGCGAAACAAACGGGTATGGCGGCTGCATTTCGCCAATATGTCGATCACCGATATGTGCCGATTATTGTTATGTATGGGCTTATTGCTTTCTTATCGCGTGAGACGCTCGTTTTGTTTTTGGCGCTTATGTTGTTTTATGTGATAGCGAAAGCGTTTGTCGTAAAACAGTTTGGTGGAGTAACTGGCGATGTGTTAGGAGCGTTTATTGAAGGGAGCGAAACGTTTTTATGGTTCGTCATGTGGCTATTACATGCATTCGCCATTTTGTAA
- a CDS encoding bifunctional adenosylcobinamide kinase/adenosylcobinamide-phosphate guanylyltransferase produces MIVFISGGVRSGKSSFAERCAKMIAEPTDSLHYIATALRTDEEMEARIAHHQAQRKHDGWQTWEQPYDLDCIMPMFGGCDVVLLDCLTNLWANELFRDDEWNVHVKVPRIAQQIKQLGEKVKALIVVSNELFCDGVPHERGTYTYMHGLGLLHQQIVACSDVAILMRYGLPIVKKGRWPCGAESY; encoded by the coding sequence ATGATTGTATTTATTAGCGGAGGGGTGCGTAGCGGAAAGTCTTCATTCGCAGAACGATGCGCGAAAATGATCGCCGAACCGACTGATTCCCTTCATTATATTGCCACGGCGCTGCGGACAGACGAAGAAATGGAAGCGCGCATTGCTCACCACCAAGCACAACGGAAACATGACGGCTGGCAAACGTGGGAACAACCGTATGATCTCGATTGTATCATGCCGATGTTTGGTGGGTGTGATGTTGTTTTACTTGATTGTTTAACGAATTTATGGGCAAATGAGTTATTTCGCGATGACGAATGGAACGTACATGTAAAAGTGCCGCGCATCGCCCAGCAAATAAAACAATTAGGCGAAAAAGTGAAAGCGCTCATTGTTGTGAGCAACGAACTATTTTGCGATGGTGTGCCGCATGAGCGAGGAACGTATACGTATATGCACGGTCTCGGTTTATTGCATCAACAGATTGTTGCGTGTAGCGATGTAGCCATTTTGATGCGTTACGGCTTGCCCATTGTGAAGAAAGGAAGATGGCCATGTGGCGCGGAATCATATTAG
- the cobD gene encoding threonine-phosphate decarboxylase CobD, producing MQLPAHGANPRRLYEAMHMDMPSSYIDFSVNVNPFPLPDEYMPTEQQWVRWMSVYPEERSETLRAIIAEREHVTRSNVFVGNGAAECIYLLAEQFAGKRIGIIEPTFSEYRQACEAYGCTVHSFMLDEHWQPPLDQMVANLPSLHALFVCHPNNPTGTAWSEETMHTLLNAAHDEGVYVVVDEAFYDFWIDGYSVSSFLRTFDRLIVLRSLTKMYRLAGVRLGYVLAHEHVVKKLMKKQPPWSVNTIAQQIAKQLLKDDAFVERTKVYIASERKRVFEQLNELGYKYSPSVVNFYMLYDETITLFPFLLQHGIVARHTFNFRGLDGKYVRFAVRTKEENDHLLFYLRRWKQ from the coding sequence TTGCAGTTGCCTGCACATGGGGCTAATCCGCGTCGTTTATACGAAGCGATGCACATGGATATGCCGAGTTCGTATATCGATTTTAGCGTAAATGTGAATCCGTTCCCGCTTCCAGACGAATATATGCCAACCGAACAACAATGGGTTCGCTGGATGAGCGTATACCCTGAAGAGCGAAGCGAAACGCTTCGAGCAATCATTGCCGAACGAGAACATGTAACGCGCTCCAACGTATTTGTCGGCAATGGTGCTGCAGAATGCATTTATTTGCTTGCTGAACAATTTGCAGGAAAACGTATTGGCATCATTGAGCCAACGTTTTCAGAATATCGTCAGGCATGTGAAGCTTACGGTTGTACCGTTCACTCGTTTATGTTAGATGAACATTGGCAACCACCGCTAGACCAAATGGTTGCGAACTTGCCGTCTTTACACGCACTATTTGTTTGTCATCCGAACAATCCGACCGGTACCGCATGGTCAGAAGAAACGATGCATACGTTGTTAAATGCGGCGCATGATGAAGGAGTATATGTTGTCGTTGACGAAGCATTTTATGACTTCTGGATTGACGGTTATTCCGTTTCTTCTTTTTTACGTACGTTTGATCGTTTAATTGTGTTGCGGTCGTTAACGAAAATGTATCGACTGGCAGGTGTACGGCTCGGCTATGTGCTCGCACACGAACACGTCGTAAAAAAGTTAATGAAAAAACAGCCACCGTGGAGCGTCAATACGATTGCTCAACAAATAGCGAAACAATTATTAAAAGACGATGCATTTGTGGAGCGAACGAAAGTGTACATTGCATCGGAGCGAAAACGAGTATTTGAACAATTGAATGAACTTGGCTACAAATATTCACCGTCTGTCGTCAATTTTTATATGTTATACGACGAAACGATCACGCTTTTTCCTTTTCTTTTACAACATGGTATTGTCGCGCGGCATACGTTTAATTTTCGAGGGCTGGACGGAAAATATGTCCGTTTTGCGGTTCGAACGAAAGAGGAAAACGATCACCTCCTCTTTTATTTAAGAAGGTGGAAGCAATGA